A genomic region of Thermodesulfobium narugense DSM 14796 contains the following coding sequences:
- a CDS encoding MFS transporter encodes MRSIGQGTLLVDFPLYLHQIGWNSVYIGALFSASLFINGTLSFLFGLTAGKYDKKKFILGFQVILIICAAIAFFTSNNFLLGIVAIIGGFGRSGMGGSGPFAVIEVSWLNDLIKYSRKSAIFSLNNSLIFFGMGVGTMIATVPEFLSNFIAPALAFRAIFLTIIFWNIICFYLITKVKNDPITQNKDIDKSKKENKDISKENKSLFILFALNTLNGLSLGFIMPLLPYWFKLKFNSNAFDLGIIFTISLFMTSLSSILSIYLIQKLGAAKTVTLMRLGGLISLLLMISSPSSLLAGFFYMLRSFLNRGNIGARQALVTNITRNKATLALSINNFSQILSLSIGPFITGIFFAHKDYITPFIVGAIFQILYLVCFYIFFKNYEV; translated from the coding sequence ATAAGAAGTATTGGACAGGGAACTCTTTTAGTTGATTTTCCTTTATATTTGCACCAAATAGGCTGGAACTCTGTCTATATAGGAGCGCTTTTTAGCGCTAGTTTATTTATAAATGGGACCTTATCATTTCTTTTTGGATTGACTGCAGGAAAGTACGATAAGAAAAAATTTATTTTAGGATTTCAAGTTATTTTAATAATTTGCGCAGCGATTGCATTTTTCACTTCAAACAACTTCTTGCTTGGTATTGTTGCAATAATTGGAGGATTTGGCAGAAGCGGAATGGGTGGCTCTGGACCTTTTGCAGTAATAGAAGTTTCATGGTTGAATGACTTAATAAAGTATAGCAGAAAATCTGCAATCTTTAGCCTTAACAACTCTCTTATATTTTTTGGGATGGGAGTTGGAACTATGATTGCAACCGTTCCTGAATTTTTGTCGAATTTTATCGCTCCGGCTCTTGCATTTAGAGCAATCTTTCTTACGATAATTTTCTGGAATATAATTTGTTTTTACTTGATCACCAAAGTAAAAAATGATCCTATAACTCAAAATAAAGATATAGATAAATCTAAAAAAGAAAATAAAGATATTAGCAAGGAAAATAAAAGTTTATTTATTTTATTCGCGTTAAATACCCTCAACGGATTATCTCTTGGTTTTATAATGCCACTTTTACCTTATTGGTTCAAGCTAAAGTTCAATAGCAATGCTTTCGACCTTGGAATAATATTTACCATATCTCTTTTTATGACATCTCTTTCAAGCATTCTATCTATATATCTTATACAAAAACTTGGCGCAGCCAAAACTGTAACCCTTATGAGACTAGGAGGTCTGATATCTTTGCTTTTGATGATTTCATCTCCTAGTTCATTATTGGCAGGATTTTTTTACATGTTAAGATCCTTTTTGAATAGAGGAAATATCGGCGCAAGACAAGCCCTTGTTACTAATATTACCAGAAACAAAGCAACTTTGGCTCTTAGTATAAACAACTTTTCACAAATATTATCTTTATCAATTGGACCATTTATTACAGGAATATTTTTTGCACACAAAGACTATATTACACCGTTTATTGTAGGCGCTATATTTCAGATACTCTATCTTGTATGTTTTTATATATTCTTCAAAAATTACGAAGTATAA
- the hrcA gene encoding heat-inducible transcriptional repressor HrcA, whose translation MKGKFSDDYLSSRKKKVLWAVVESYTQTAEPVASRTVWKRFDLGVSPATIRNDMADLEEEGFLNQPHVSAGRIPSCIGYRYYVDSLMEWPKPNLNQYVEFDEEFDEDDPVSEFLKKMAKQLSSKTLGIAIISHPLLLELSVKDFHLSYVKKGFCIVFLLLEGGISVTYPLNIDISSEEDALVLNSLIKSKVIGKNRNEISSELDTVFDPIFKLSSQAKQILTSVIENLWKATDKKAYIYYSMKMFNLPDFSDKEKFDILVALLEEEDRIVQKLFEDPWEKREIKIVIGEENEDPKFWEFTFFKIPYYYANKVVGFIGLISPTRVRYPYVVELLDIYAHKISNGLRRLFD comes from the coding sequence ATGAAAGGAAAATTCTCTGATGATTATCTTTCTTCGAGAAAGAAAAAGGTTTTGTGGGCTGTTGTTGAAAGCTATACTCAAACAGCCGAACCTGTTGCATCGAGGACTGTTTGGAAAAGGTTTGATTTAGGGGTTAGTCCTGCTACTATAAGGAACGATATGGCTGATCTTGAAGAAGAAGGATTTTTAAATCAGCCTCACGTTTCAGCGGGCAGGATTCCTTCTTGTATTGGATATAGATACTATGTCGATTCACTGATGGAATGGCCCAAACCAAATCTAAACCAATATGTAGAATTTGATGAAGAATTTGATGAAGATGATCCTGTAAGTGAGTTTTTGAAAAAAATGGCAAAACAACTTTCAAGTAAAACACTGGGGATTGCTATAATATCTCATCCACTTCTTTTGGAGCTCTCTGTTAAAGATTTTCACCTATCATATGTCAAAAAGGGTTTTTGTATCGTTTTTTTACTCCTTGAAGGAGGAATTAGTGTTACATATCCCCTAAATATAGATATTTCAAGTGAAGAAGATGCTCTTGTCCTTAATTCTCTTATAAAGAGCAAAGTAATTGGGAAAAACAGGAACGAAATCAGTTCTGAGTTAGACACAGTGTTCGATCCTATTTTTAAACTTTCTTCACAAGCAAAGCAAATTTTGACGAGTGTTATAGAAAATTTATGGAAGGCTACTGATAAAAAGGCTTATATTTATTATAGTATGAAGATGTTTAACCTACCTGATTTCTCTGATAAAGAGAAATTTGATATATTAGTTGCCTTGTTAGAGGAAGAGGATAGAATTGTACAGAAGCTTTTTGAGGACCCGTGGGAGAAAAGAGAAATAAAAATAGTAATTGGAGAAGAGAACGAGGATCCAAAATTCTGGGAATTTACCTTTTTTAAGATTCCATATTATTATGCTAATAAGGTTGTAGGCTTCATAGGACTTATTTCTCCTACTCGGGTGAGGTATCCATATGTAGTAGAGTTGCTTGATATTTATGCTCATAAAATTTCCAACGGCTTGAGGAGGTTATTTGATTGA
- a CDS encoding sensor domain-containing diguanylate cyclase yields the protein MRETSKEPSFVESIRKQLIGLGEDSSKKTYYGELREKIKYLERFRTLLDSSTDMILLINSQTKRLIDANLSAIKKLGYSVKELEKMSILEFINIKENECLELFDYSISKDFTKSLVTEFICKDSKKIPVEITITSKRFSAQWYYIIIARDITEKLAKEAEIKAKELRYAKILENISDLIIELSENFRILSITPSVFKILGYHDYEIIGHNFYEFVEDKDLNLVRSAFSSVVKDEHISFSIKNKKNTSIIVGASISKIKDDSTTYIVSLRDISEVSRIYRDLEEKERRFRVLFNNISEAVLLFPIPIKGQFEKFIEVNDTACAFLNMKKEEILNLTIKDIVAPGKEKNDLLEKLILGEFENSIQAEFISKNSQNIFVEIDIKRCHIGNQDMVLLIAKNVTEKRLMENKLNYLAFHDHLTGLSNRTLFSDRVQYEISRAKRNRTFLGVMFLDLDRFKDVNDTLGHKIGDSLLQHVSAKLQETIRETDILARMGGDEFAILVPDLKDKNEIKPLAKRILKLFENPFTVNNNSFKLGISIGISIYPYDAKNYEELLTNADTAMYSAKNSGGNKFIFYCENIL from the coding sequence TTGAGAGAAACATCTAAAGAACCGTCTTTTGTCGAGAGTATTAGAAAACAACTAATAGGTTTAGGTGAGGATTCATCAAAAAAGACCTATTACGGCGAGCTGAGAGAAAAAATTAAGTACTTAGAGCGCTTTCGAACTCTTCTTGACAGCTCAACAGATATGATTTTGCTTATAAATTCTCAAACAAAAAGGTTAATTGACGCGAACCTTAGTGCTATAAAAAAATTAGGATATAGTGTAAAAGAATTAGAAAAAATGTCAATTCTAGAATTTATAAACATTAAAGAAAATGAATGCCTAGAACTATTCGATTATAGTATTTCAAAAGACTTTACTAAATCACTTGTAACAGAATTCATATGTAAGGATAGCAAAAAAATCCCTGTTGAGATCACCATAACTTCAAAGAGGTTTTCTGCCCAATGGTACTACATAATTATTGCAAGGGATATCACCGAAAAACTTGCTAAAGAAGCTGAAATAAAGGCAAAAGAACTACGCTATGCTAAAATTCTTGAAAACATATCTGATTTAATAATTGAGCTTTCCGAAAACTTCAGAATCTTATCTATAACTCCTTCTGTCTTTAAGATCCTTGGTTATCATGATTATGAAATTATAGGTCACAATTTCTACGAGTTCGTAGAAGACAAAGACCTTAATTTAGTAAGATCAGCTTTTTCTAGTGTTGTCAAAGACGAGCACATTAGCTTTAGCATAAAAAATAAGAAAAATACCTCAATAATCGTAGGGGCAAGCATATCAAAAATTAAAGATGACAGTACAACATATATTGTAAGCTTAAGAGATATATCAGAAGTCTCAAGGATTTACAGAGATCTAGAAGAGAAAGAAAGACGCTTTAGAGTTCTTTTTAACAATATAAGCGAAGCAGTTTTGTTATTTCCTATACCCATAAAAGGACAATTTGAAAAATTTATAGAGGTCAACGATACTGCGTGTGCTTTTTTAAACATGAAAAAGGAAGAAATACTTAACCTTACTATCAAAGACATTGTAGCACCTGGAAAAGAAAAGAATGATCTTTTAGAAAAGCTAATCTTAGGAGAATTCGAAAACTCAATCCAAGCAGAATTTATTAGCAAAAATTCTCAAAATATCTTTGTGGAAATAGATATTAAAAGATGTCATATAGGCAATCAAGATATGGTGCTTTTAATAGCAAAAAATGTTACTGAGAAAAGGTTAATGGAAAACAAACTCAACTATCTCGCTTTCCACGATCATCTAACAGGACTTTCTAATAGAACGCTTTTCTCCGATAGAGTCCAATACGAGATTTCAAGGGCGAAGAGAAACCGAACCTTTTTGGGGGTAATGTTCTTAGACTTAGACAGATTCAAAGATGTAAACGATACTCTTGGTCACAAAATTGGAGACAGCCTTTTGCAACACGTAAGTGCAAAACTTCAAGAAACAATAAGAGAAACTGATATTTTAGCAAGAATGGGTGGAGACGAATTTGCTATTCTTGTGCCAGATCTTAAAGACAAAAACGAAATAAAGCCTCTTGCAAAAAGAATACTAAAGCTATTTGAAAATCCATTTACAGTGAATAACAATTCTTTCAAACTTGGCATTAGCATAGGTATTAGTATCTATCCATATGATGCCAAAAATTATGAAGAACTTCTTACTAATGCTGACACAGCCATGTATAGCGCTAAAAACTCAGGAGGCAACAAGTTTATATTCTATTGTGAAAACATTCTATAG
- a CDS encoding DnaJ C-terminal domain-containing protein, whose translation MRTNNKDLYSVLGVSRDASFEEIKASYRRLAKELHPDVNKDDPDCAEKFKELTQAYEILSDPEKRARYDRFGTDKEMADPFGGMSDIFETFFGDFFGVGQERTRRTVSFRGEDREIVVGLTYFEAINGAPNKIIEYDRYERCEKCEGKGSVSGRKVVCKVCHGTGQVTSSRRTILGNVYQTYSCPECNGKGFVIEDPCPHCRGTGRVITKTKISISIPPFTEEKKIFKVRSGGNAGSYGEEYGDLYVQIKYINDDRFIRDGYDLIYPVNISFPQAVLGTKIKYYTPDSEEDFSEYEIPSGVQPYAEFKIRGRGLPKQGGRSRGDLIIRTIIKTPTDLTDEERELYIKLAKIRGEYLEKDNLFKKIKKKIKK comes from the coding sequence TTGAGAACAAATAATAAAGATCTTTATTCAGTTCTTGGAGTTTCTCGCGATGCTTCTTTTGAAGAGATTAAAGCCTCATATAGAAGACTTGCTAAAGAACTCCATCCTGATGTGAATAAAGACGATCCTGATTGTGCTGAAAAATTTAAAGAACTTACTCAAGCCTATGAGATTTTATCCGATCCAGAAAAAAGAGCGAGATATGATAGATTTGGCACAGATAAGGAGATGGCAGATCCATTTGGTGGAATGTCTGATATTTTTGAGACATTCTTTGGTGATTTTTTTGGAGTTGGTCAGGAAAGAACAAGACGAACTGTTAGTTTTAGAGGCGAAGATAGGGAGATTGTAGTAGGTTTGACTTATTTTGAGGCTATAAATGGTGCTCCTAATAAAATAATTGAATACGATAGATACGAAAGATGTGAGAAATGTGAAGGGAAAGGCTCTGTTAGTGGAAGAAAAGTTGTTTGTAAGGTATGTCATGGTACAGGACAGGTAACCTCTTCAAGAAGGACCATATTAGGGAACGTTTATCAGACCTATAGTTGTCCTGAGTGTAATGGAAAGGGATTTGTGATAGAAGATCCTTGTCCTCATTGTAGAGGTACAGGAAGAGTTATTACAAAAACAAAGATATCTATAAGCATTCCACCATTCACTGAAGAGAAAAAGATATTTAAAGTGAGATCGGGTGGAAATGCAGGTTCTTATGGAGAAGAGTACGGAGACTTATATGTACAGATAAAGTATATAAACGATGACAGATTTATTAGAGATGGATATGATCTGATATATCCCGTGAACATAAGTTTTCCTCAAGCTGTTTTAGGTACAAAGATAAAATATTATACTCCTGATTCAGAAGAAGATTTTAGCGAATACGAAATTCCATCAGGTGTGCAGCCATATGCGGAGTTTAAGATAAGAGGAAGAGGACTTCCAAAGCAGGGTGGAAGATCTAGAGGTGATTTGATTATAAGGACTATTATAAAGACTCCTACTGATCTTACCGATGAAGAGCGAGAACTTTACATTAAGCTTGCTAAAATTAGAGGTGAATATTTAGAGAAGGATAATTTATTTAAAAAAATTAAGAAAAAAATTAAAAAATAG
- a CDS encoding radical SAM protein, translated as MILNKKVFSLALGCKVSQADLAKFKELFFPNYTEEVSASLSDVIILSSCAVTENAQKESIRILKKFSKLNKQIYFLGCAVTAYENLKKLFPQVIFFNNKELEELLSNKVIISNYHGRKRYILKVGDGCCRECTYCIIRYLRGPLRSRPFEDIKKEILMLRNVDEIVLSAIELALWGHDFGLNIVWLLDQIVRLLDNNNTKIRLGSIYPALLLNKEFVNFIANSNKIQPHLHLSLQSASPDVLKSMKRFTNVDKVLDKIFEIRDKRDNFLVSTDIIVGYPTESDRDFQMTIDFLDKLPLVRVHSFPFSARKGTVAFQLKPLDKKIILERQKKVTERFSQSRILEKFIGKEIFSPLWEREDENYIYGHSSNYIPIKANKSNLGITFLKGKSLDKNYLIVG; from the coding sequence ATGATATTAAATAAAAAGGTATTTTCACTTGCATTGGGTTGCAAGGTTAGTCAGGCTGATCTTGCAAAGTTTAAAGAATTATTCTTTCCTAATTATACAGAAGAAGTGTCAGCTAGTTTGTCAGACGTTATTATTTTGAGTAGCTGTGCAGTAACAGAAAATGCGCAAAAAGAATCTATCAGGATATTAAAAAAATTTAGTAAGTTAAACAAACAAATCTATTTTTTAGGTTGTGCTGTTACAGCATATGAAAACTTGAAAAAATTATTTCCTCAAGTAATTTTTTTTAATAATAAAGAGCTAGAAGAATTGTTGAGTAATAAAGTTATAATTTCAAACTATCACGGTAGAAAAAGATATATTCTTAAAGTGGGGGATGGATGTTGTAGGGAGTGTACTTACTGCATAATAAGGTATTTGCGAGGTCCATTAAGGTCTAGACCCTTTGAAGATATTAAAAAAGAAATACTTATGTTGCGTAACGTAGATGAAATAGTTTTGAGTGCGATCGAGTTAGCTTTATGGGGGCATGATTTTGGACTTAATATAGTTTGGCTATTGGATCAAATCGTTAGATTACTAGATAATAACAACACAAAAATAAGGCTAGGATCTATTTATCCAGCTCTGCTTTTAAATAAAGAGTTTGTAAATTTTATAGCTAACTCAAATAAAATTCAGCCTCATTTGCACCTATCCCTTCAGAGTGCAAGTCCTGACGTTTTGAAATCTATGAAAAGATTTACAAATGTAGATAAGGTTTTGGATAAAATTTTTGAGATTAGAGATAAAAGAGATAACTTTCTTGTTTCTACAGACATAATTGTTGGCTATCCTACTGAGAGCGATAGAGATTTTCAAATGACAATTGATTTTCTTGACAAGCTTCCTTTAGTAAGAGTTCACTCCTTTCCATTTTCGGCAAGAAAGGGCACGGTGGCATTTCAGTTAAAACCCCTTGATAAAAAAATTATTTTGGAAAGGCAAAAGAAGGTAACTGAAAGGTTTTCTCAATCAAGAATTTTAGAAAAATTTATTGGCAAAGAAATATTCTCTCCCTTATGGGAAAGAGAAGATGAAAATTATATTTATGGGCACAGTTCAAACTATATACCTATTAAGGCCAATAAAAGTAACCTAGGAATAACTTTTCTAAAGGGTAAGTCTTTAGACAAAAATTATTTAATTGTTGGATAA
- a CDS encoding SH3 domain-containing protein: protein MKTFYRFSLFVILFSILQANNFCLANFDLELYMSNLNNNLLMSQDEIHNFNKKINGIVSLSSFKNVLSKEELENIIFQNDNYFPLYIDSVYYEHQNFSDKIIIRDLNTIKYAITLKRVNIRTFPTLEKASYYPDDTEFDQFQETTFEINEPILVLTEDKTGKWVFVQSKNYNGWTLKKDIAFFPNKEEFIKYIESLKSNFITTISSKTRLTFDTGEFQDVNMGTKFILKEKKPINGSFKVIVPIKDSFGMVNFATAKISTSNAVYQFLPYTRKNVIAEAFKMLNEPYGWGGEHGFHDCSSFTQDIFKTFGFTFPRNADTQEILPGKRFSFKNLDYDDRLDFIKTLKPGALLFMKDHVMLYLGFIDNSPYVINDITSYYQNEILVRDYKVAVTDIINARRSDSKSFLESLTTAIEIP, encoded by the coding sequence GTGAAAACATTCTATAGGTTTTCTTTATTTGTAATTTTATTCTCAATACTTCAAGCCAATAACTTTTGCCTAGCAAATTTTGATTTAGAATTGTATATGTCCAATTTAAACAATAACTTACTGATGTCACAGGATGAAATACACAATTTCAACAAAAAAATAAATGGCATAGTATCACTAAGCTCTTTTAAAAATGTCCTTTCAAAAGAAGAATTAGAAAATATCATATTTCAAAACGATAATTATTTTCCTCTTTATATTGATTCAGTCTATTATGAACACCAGAATTTCAGTGACAAAATTATTATAAGGGATCTAAATACAATAAAGTATGCTATTACATTAAAAAGAGTTAATATAAGAACATTTCCAACTTTAGAGAAAGCTAGCTATTATCCTGATGATACTGAATTTGATCAATTTCAAGAGACAACCTTTGAAATAAATGAACCAATACTAGTGTTAACTGAAGATAAGACGGGGAAATGGGTCTTTGTCCAGAGTAAAAATTATAATGGATGGACATTGAAAAAGGACATCGCCTTTTTCCCTAACAAAGAAGAATTTATAAAATATATAGAATCTCTAAAATCTAATTTTATTACAACTATTTCTTCCAAAACCAGACTCACGTTTGATACTGGAGAATTTCAGGATGTAAATATGGGAACAAAATTCATACTAAAAGAGAAAAAACCAATAAATGGTTCTTTTAAAGTTATAGTCCCAATAAAAGATAGCTTCGGCATGGTTAATTTTGCCACAGCAAAAATTTCTACTTCCAATGCTGTTTATCAATTTCTTCCATATACAAGAAAAAACGTTATCGCTGAAGCCTTTAAAATGTTAAACGAACCTTATGGTTGGGGGGGAGAACATGGCTTTCACGATTGTTCTTCCTTTACTCAAGATATCTTCAAAACGTTTGGTTTTACTTTTCCAAGAAATGCAGATACACAGGAAATACTACCCGGAAAAAGATTTTCCTTTAAAAATTTAGATTATGATGATCGATTAGACTTTATAAAGACCCTAAAGCCTGGTGCTCTTCTTTTTATGAAGGATCATGTGATGTTGTATCTTGGGTTTATCGATAATTCACCATATGTAATAAATGACATTACATCATATTACCAGAACGAAATTCTCGTCAGGGATTACAAAGTCGCAGTTACTGATATAATTAATGCAAGAAGATCAGATTCTAAAAGTTTTTTAGAGTCTCTTACTACTGCAATTGAAATACCATAA
- a CDS encoding RsmE family RNA methyltransferase, whose translation MSEPRLYINKNRIANPVEGFSIELDKDEKHYLFKVLRLKDDDEVVVLDGAGNIFRSRVKGDCIILGEKSDAKEPKLNLTLFQFLPKGDKFSEIIRMCTELGVKKFVLIYGERNSYGEVSLNKIKRWQRIAKEAAELAGRGVVPEILGPYKLFKVPDELFKGQIVVFWENSNQSIKDLFKSAISEDLSLFIGAEGGISLNEIEFLKSKGAYVLSLGERILRVQTASVSACSIMFYLSNDIK comes from the coding sequence GTGTCTGAGCCACGGCTTTATATAAACAAAAATAGAATAGCGAATCCTGTAGAGGGCTTTTCTATAGAACTAGATAAGGATGAAAAACATTATCTTTTTAAAGTATTGCGACTAAAAGATGATGATGAGGTTGTAGTACTTGACGGGGCAGGAAATATTTTTAGATCCAGGGTAAAAGGAGACTGTATAATTTTAGGTGAAAAGTCAGATGCAAAGGAACCTAAATTAAATCTTACCTTATTTCAATTCCTCCCAAAAGGAGATAAGTTCAGTGAAATTATTCGCATGTGTACAGAGCTTGGCGTTAAGAAATTTGTTCTAATATATGGTGAAAGAAATTCTTATGGAGAAGTATCTTTAAACAAAATCAAAAGATGGCAAAGGATCGCTAAAGAAGCTGCTGAACTTGCGGGAAGGGGAGTGGTTCCTGAAATTTTAGGTCCATATAAGCTTTTTAAAGTGCCGGATGAACTTTTTAAAGGTCAGATTGTTGTTTTTTGGGAGAATTCAAATCAATCAATTAAAGATCTATTTAAATCAGCTATTTCTGAAGATTTATCGCTTTTTATTGGAGCCGAAGGGGGTATATCTTTAAATGAGATAGAGTTTCTCAAATCTAAGGGGGCTTATGTTCTATCTTTAGGAGAGAGAATCTTAAGGGTTCAGACTGCAAGTGTATCTGCTTGTAGCATAATGTTTTATTTATCAAATGATATTAAATAA
- a CDS encoding iron-containing alcohol dehydrogenase yields MSKDKSMYKISKFVAPEFIFGVDSIEYVKRYIKNFSLTSPIVITDHGLLKASWAKNIFKQLEEINIEYCIFDNITENPKDYEVEEIAKVIRSCNCDSIIAVGGGSVIDAAKAAGIMCTNPGTIRDYEGIDKITHPMPPIICVPTTCGSSADVSQFAIITNSDERYKMAIVSKSLTPDISIIDPKTLITLPEELLISTSLDALTHAIESYISLGSSPITDMFSLKAIKLIFETLPKAAKDPKNINYLEDLMLASLMAGLSFSNASLGMVHAIAHSIGGYKDIRHGTCNAILLESVIDFNYLYAAYRYDKISESLGYEIKDLNEVDRKKILIDSIKELKRKIGFNITLKDLDLKEEEIDIIAKHAVNDPCILTNPVMPTIEEVKEIIERNI; encoded by the coding sequence ATGAGCAAAGATAAATCAATGTACAAAATTTCAAAGTTCGTTGCCCCAGAATTTATATTTGGCGTAGACTCAATAGAGTACGTAAAAAGGTATATTAAGAACTTTTCGCTTACTTCCCCTATAGTTATTACTGATCATGGATTATTGAAAGCAAGCTGGGCTAAAAATATTTTTAAACAGTTAGAAGAAATTAACATAGAATACTGTATATTTGACAATATCACAGAAAACCCAAAGGACTATGAAGTAGAAGAGATCGCAAAAGTTATAAGAAGTTGCAATTGTGACTCTATTATTGCTGTTGGTGGGGGCAGCGTAATAGATGCTGCAAAGGCAGCAGGCATTATGTGCACAAATCCAGGAACAATAAGAGACTATGAAGGAATTGACAAAATTACTCATCCAATGCCTCCTATAATTTGTGTGCCAACCACCTGTGGAAGCTCGGCAGATGTTTCTCAATTTGCAATTATTACAAACTCTGATGAAAGATACAAAATGGCCATAGTCAGTAAATCGCTTACTCCTGACATTTCAATAATAGATCCTAAAACTCTTATCACACTACCAGAAGAGCTTTTGATCTCCACATCTCTAGACGCATTAACCCACGCTATCGAATCGTATATATCACTTGGCTCATCTCCCATCACTGATATGTTTTCTTTAAAAGCCATAAAACTTATCTTTGAAACCCTCCCAAAAGCTGCAAAAGACCCAAAAAATATAAATTATCTAGAAGATTTGATGCTTGCAAGCCTTATGGCCGGACTTTCTTTTTCTAATGCAAGTCTTGGTATGGTTCACGCTATAGCACATAGCATTGGCGGATACAAAGATATTAGACACGGTACCTGCAACGCAATACTCTTAGAGAGCGTTATAGATTTTAATTACCTTTATGCAGCCTATAGATACGACAAAATTAGCGAAAGCCTAGGGTATGAAATAAAAGATTTGAATGAAGTAGATAGAAAAAAGATTTTAATTGATAGTATTAAAGAACTAAAAAGAAAAATTGGATTTAACATTACTTTAAAAGATCTAGATTTAAAAGAAGAGGAAATAGATATAATTGCAAAACATGCAGTAAACGATCCCTGTATACTTACAAATCCAGTTATGCCTACTATAGAAGAGGTGAAAGAGATCATTGAGAGAAACATCTAA